Proteins co-encoded in one Candidatus Krumholzibacteriia bacterium genomic window:
- a CDS encoding glycosyl hydrolase: protein MTRLLLSLVLFVSLVWAPAVPAADDDEGPMNASTFAGLEFRELGPAINSGRIGDIAVDPTNDHHWIVAVASGGVWKTENAGTTWTPVFDSEGSYSIGCVTFDPNDPLVVWVGTGENNSQRSVSYGDGVYKSIDGGMTWENVGLPSSEHIGDIVVHPEDGNTVYVAAQGPLWNAGGDRGLYKTTDGGETWKRILEFSEHTGVSDIAMDPRDPDVIYATSYQRRRHVWTLINGGPEGGIHKTTDGGETWTELTRGLPDGDIGRIGIAVAPTNGNRVYAIVEAAGDGSGFYRSDNAGASWSKIADYVSRSPQYYQELIVDPTDADVIYSNDTWFHRSVDGGHTWDRINDGTMHVDNHAVWIDPDDPKHLVSGTDGGVYVSYDWAETWNFCWNLPVTQFYKIAIDEDFPFYNVYGGTQDNNTIGGPTRTTSANGIINRDWFITLGGDGFEPAVDPTDPDIVYSQWQYGNLARYDRKTGEVIDIQPQPAVDDEPFVWNWSSALLISPHSHTRLYFGGNYLFRSEDRGDSWEKISGNMTRQLDRNELEVMGRVWSVDAVSKNRSTSIYGNVVSLDESPLVEGLLYAGTDDGLVWMSPDGGETWNKTEKFSDVPEMSYVTSLTADRHDDQVVYATFSNHKRGDFTPYVLKSTDRGQSWDSIAGDLPDRGQVHDVVQDHVDPELLFVGTEFGVFFSRDGGDAWIQLKGGIPVIACRDLELQRRDEDLVVGTFGRGFWVLDDYTPLRNADATAMEEEEAVLFPVRRSWMFFERTPWGLPGKGSMGHQAFTRPNPPVGAMFSYYLRDGLQTKRELRLASEKEIWQKGGDLEYPSWEELREEDRENAPRIVLTVRDDEGNVVRRIDGPKSAGTHRVHWDFRYPSPEPTNLSPPAWTSPWSSATEGAIAMPGTYTVEIDKVVDGEWTDIAGPVSFEAEVLAQATLPAESREELSDFQDRVADLQRVILGTNRLVSEAHSRIDHVRQALLDTPGEPVRDLMQRLDDVEDRLQDLQIDLSGDATVARRQEATLPGLSGRVGRVVMGYWTSSSAPTQTMRDNVEIVEDQMPGVLDDLRTLVEQDLASIEAELEERGGPWTPGRIPSFDDDETGR from the coding sequence ATGACCCGACTGCTGCTGTCCCTCGTCCTCTTCGTCTCGCTGGTGTGGGCGCCCGCCGTCCCCGCCGCCGACGACGACGAGGGCCCGATGAACGCTTCCACCTTCGCCGGCCTGGAGTTCCGCGAACTCGGCCCGGCCATCAACTCCGGTCGCATCGGCGACATCGCCGTCGACCCCACCAACGATCACCACTGGATCGTGGCCGTCGCCTCCGGAGGCGTGTGGAAGACAGAGAACGCCGGGACCACGTGGACCCCGGTCTTCGATTCCGAGGGCAGCTACTCGATCGGCTGCGTGACCTTCGATCCGAACGACCCGCTGGTCGTGTGGGTCGGCACCGGCGAGAACAACAGTCAGCGCAGCGTGAGCTACGGCGACGGCGTGTACAAGTCGATCGACGGCGGCATGACCTGGGAGAACGTCGGCCTGCCGAGCAGCGAGCACATCGGCGACATCGTCGTGCACCCCGAGGACGGCAACACCGTGTACGTGGCCGCGCAGGGACCACTGTGGAACGCCGGCGGTGACCGCGGTCTGTACAAGACCACCGACGGCGGCGAGACCTGGAAGAGGATCCTCGAGTTCTCCGAGCACACCGGCGTGAGCGACATCGCCATGGACCCACGCGATCCCGACGTGATCTACGCGACCTCGTACCAGCGTCGCCGCCACGTGTGGACGCTGATCAACGGCGGCCCCGAGGGTGGGATCCACAAGACCACCGACGGCGGCGAGACCTGGACGGAACTGACCCGCGGTCTGCCCGACGGCGACATCGGCCGCATCGGCATCGCCGTGGCCCCCACCAACGGCAACCGCGTGTACGCGATCGTCGAGGCCGCCGGCGACGGCTCGGGCTTCTACCGCAGCGACAACGCCGGTGCCAGTTGGAGCAAGATCGCCGACTACGTGAGCCGCAGCCCGCAGTACTACCAGGAGCTCATCGTCGATCCCACCGACGCCGACGTGATCTACAGCAACGACACCTGGTTCCACCGCAGCGTCGACGGCGGCCACACCTGGGACCGCATCAACGACGGCACCATGCACGTCGACAACCACGCGGTGTGGATCGACCCCGACGATCCCAAGCACCTGGTCAGCGGCACCGACGGCGGCGTGTACGTGAGCTACGACTGGGCCGAGACCTGGAACTTCTGTTGGAATCTTCCGGTGACGCAGTTCTACAAGATCGCCATCGACGAGGACTTCCCCTTCTACAACGTCTACGGCGGTACGCAGGACAACAACACCATCGGGGGCCCCACGCGCACCACGAGCGCGAACGGGATCATCAACCGCGACTGGTTCATCACCCTCGGCGGCGACGGCTTCGAGCCCGCCGTCGATCCCACCGATCCCGACATCGTCTACAGCCAGTGGCAGTACGGCAACCTGGCGCGCTACGACCGCAAGACGGGCGAGGTCATCGACATCCAGCCGCAGCCGGCAGTCGACGACGAGCCCTTCGTCTGGAACTGGAGCAGCGCCCTGCTCATCAGCCCCCACTCGCACACGCGCCTGTACTTCGGCGGAAACTACCTGTTCCGCAGCGAGGACCGCGGCGACAGCTGGGAGAAGATCAGCGGCAACATGACCCGGCAGCTCGATCGCAACGAGCTCGAGGTCATGGGCCGGGTGTGGAGCGTCGACGCGGTGTCGAAGAACCGCTCGACCTCGATCTACGGCAACGTCGTCAGCCTCGACGAGAGCCCCCTCGTGGAGGGCCTGCTCTACGCCGGCACCGACGACGGCCTGGTATGGATGTCTCCCGACGGCGGCGAGACCTGGAACAAGACCGAGAAGTTCTCGGACGTGCCCGAGATGAGCTACGTGACCTCGCTCACCGCCGACCGCCACGACGACCAGGTCGTCTACGCCACCTTCAGCAACCACAAGCGCGGCGACTTCACACCCTACGTGTTGAAGAGCACCGACCGCGGCCAGAGCTGGGACTCCATCGCCGGCGACCTTCCCGACCGCGGCCAGGTGCACGACGTGGTGCAGGACCACGTCGATCCCGAGCTGCTGTTCGTGGGCACCGAGTTCGGCGTGTTCTTCAGCCGCGACGGCGGCGACGCGTGGATCCAGCTGAAGGGCGGCATCCCCGTGATCGCCTGCCGCGACCTGGAGCTGCAACGTCGCGACGAGGACCTGGTGGTCGGCACCTTCGGCCGCGGCTTCTGGGTGCTCGACGACTACACGCCGCTACGCAACGCCGACGCCACCGCCATGGAAGAAGAGGAAGCCGTCCTGTTCCCGGTGCGACGGTCGTGGATGTTCTTCGAGCGCACGCCGTGGGGCCTTCCGGGCAAGGGATCGATGGGCCACCAGGCCTTCACCCGCCCGAACCCGCCCGTGGGAGCGATGTTCAGCTACTACCTGCGCGACGGCCTGCAGACCAAGCGCGAGCTGCGCCTGGCTTCGGAGAAGGAGATCTGGCAGAAGGGCGGCGATCTCGAGTACCCGAGCTGGGAGGAACTGCGCGAGGAGGACCGCGAGAACGCCCCGCGCATCGTGCTGACCGTGCGTGACGACGAGGGCAACGTGGTTCGTCGGATCGACGGTCCGAAATCGGCGGGAACGCATCGCGTGCACTGGGACTTCCGCTATCCGTCCCCCGAGCCCACGAACCTGAGTCCCCCGGCGTGGACCAGCCCGTGGTCGAGTGCGACAGAGGGCGCGATCGCCATGCCCGGGACCTACACCGTCGAGATCGACAAGGTCGTCGACGGTGAGTGGACCGACATCGCCGGCCCGGTCTCGTTCGAGGCGGAGGTCCTCGCCCAGGCCACCCTGCCGGCCGAATCGCGCGAGGAGCTGAGTGACTTCCAGGACCGCGTGGCCGATCTGCAGCGCGTGATCCTGGGAACCAACCGGCTGGTGAGCGAGGCGCACTCGCGGATCGATCACGTGCGGCAGGCCCTGCTCGACACACCGGGGGAGCCCGTGCGCGATCTCATGCAGCGCCTGGACGACG